TAGTGTTCTCTCTTCGATCAGCTGCGGAAAATAACGACTGTCCCAAAAGCGCGCCGGGCATTTCCGTCCGGAGAATATTTGAGACAGCCGTGCTGTTTACAAATTCGGATTCACCAGGGCATCCGCACCGGGTATCGGCATCCAGTAATGCTGTTGGGTAATGGGGCCGGCCGGCTTCAGGTCGTCCGCATGTTTGTTCGCATTGGCTTCGGCCACCATATCCAGCCGTACCAGGTCGAACCAGCGGTTCCATTCCCCGGCGAATTCCCAGGCCCTTTCATCGATCACCGCTTTGATAAAATCGTCCGTACCAAGGCCAGGAGTCAGGTCGCCCAGCCCTGCACGAAAGCGAACGGCATTGACCGCATTGTAAGCCTCCGTATCTGGCGCCGCGGAAGACCTTGCCTGCGCTTCCGCATAGATGAGCAGCACATGCGCATAGCGGATCATCAGCACGGGGCTGTTGGACATATAAACAGCCGGATTGCCGGTCTGTACCCGGAACTTTTTATAGTACGGATGTTTGGTGGCAAGGTTCTGCCAGGGGATCGGCGTGGTAGTACCGGGTTTGATGAACGCCGTGGAAAACGTGGCATCCTTGCGCGATCCGGCCGGGAAATCGTTATAAAAATTCAGCTCCGGGAAAAAGTCGCTCCAGCCTGCCTCTTCATCAGGCATACCGGACACGCCGTAGAATGAATTGTAAGTGATCCAGTTGCCGCGGGTGAACAGGGTGAATACATCTTCCGATGTGCCGCCGGTGAATATCCGCAGAAAGCCATCCTGGTACAGATCGAATGCATAGATACCCTTGTTGTCGATCACCTCTTTCGCTTTAGCCGCAGCCAGTGCATATTTCGATGCATCGTTGACAGGCCATCCGCCCTGGGTGAGATACACATCCGCCAGCAATGCCTTCACCGATCCTTTGTTGGGCCTGCCGGGATGACGTTTAGTATTGGGCACCCACGCTTCCGCTTTGGCCAGGTCTTCTTCTATCAGTTTGTACACATCAGCGGGCGGGCTTTTTTGCAGGTTCAGGTATTCCTCCGAATATTTCTCGGAAGGGATGATCGGAATATCGCCCCAGTAGCGGGTCAGCCAGTAGTAACATAAGGCGCGCAAAAAACAGGCTTCGCCTACGATCTCCTGTATCTTCACCTCTTCTCCGTCCTGCACGGCGGTATAGTTGTTGATGATATTGGTCGTGGACTGAATGGTTTTGTAACAGCCGCGCCAGAGGGGGATCATGCGGCTGTTCAGCGATGATACATTGAACCGGTCAAACTCCCGGAACTCCTCCTTGTTGGAACCGGGATGCGTGGTCAGATCGTCCGCGCCCATGCACATGGCGATCTGGGACACCGTTACGAAACCGCTTTCAAAACCAACCATCAGGCTGCTGTAAGCGCCGCTGAGCGCCGATTCCAGACCAGCCATATTGCTCAGGCCCGTTGTGCCCACCACCAGGCCGCGGGGATCTTCCGTGAGCTGCTTGCTGCAACCGGCAGCAAGGGAAACAAGCAGTATAAAAAGTATCTTTTTCATCGAATATCTTTTACATGGATTTTAGAAACTCACCGTTACGCCGCCGGTAATAGCTTTGGTATTGGGATAAGAACCGTAATCGATCCCCTGGCGGATATCACCGGCAGATGAACTGGCTTCCGGATCGATACCGGAGTAACCGGTGATCGTGAACAGGTTCGTTGCACCAAGGAATACCTTTACGCCAACCGTATTCCAGATCTTTGACTTCGGGATGTCGTAAGACAGGCTGATGTTCTTCAGCCGCAGGAAATCCGCTTTTTCCAGAAAGCGGGTGGACTGGGTAAAGTTGCGGTTCGTGGTGCTGAAGGCCGGAATGTCCGATGTTTCGTTCACCCCCGGAATGTACCGGTCTTTGATATCCACCAGCGTGGCTTCCCTCGCATCACCACCGTGGTACATAGCTGCGGCATTGTTGTAGTTCAGCTTGTCGAAACCAAACAATCCCTGAAAGAAAACATTCAGCGAAAAGGCGCCATAACGCAGGGTGTTGTTCCAGCCGAAGGAGGTTTTGGGAATGCCGGAACCGATCACGCCGTAATCATCCGCATCGATGGCATTGTTGCCGTCTTTGTCCAGGTACCGGGAATCCCCCGGCACCGCGCCGTATTCCGCAGCGGCAGCTGCTTCTGAAGGTTTCCAGGTGCCGAGATAAGTAAGGCCCCATATAGCGCCGAGCGACTGCCCGGGCATGATCACAAATTCGGATTGCGGGGACATGCCGCCACCGATCTTCCGGTTGTTCGGGTCGAAGATCATTTCCTTTCCGGAACCGATGGATACCACGCTGTTCTCCAGGAACGAGACGTTCAGCCAGGTATTCCAGTTCAGCTTCCCCTTGTCTATCACCACCGCGTCTACAGAAAACTCCCAGCCCTTGTTCTGCACTGATCCTACATTGCGGGTAATGGTATTGCCGCCGAGGTAAAACGGCAGGGTTTCATTCAGCAACAGGTCTCGCGTATCTTTTACAAAGTAATCGGCCGTGAAGTTGATCCTGCCGTTCAGCAGCCCCGCTTCCAGACCAAAGTTTTTCTGCGCTGTGGTTTCCCATTTCAGGTCTGGATTCCCGATATTGCCCAGCACAATGCCCGTAACATGGGAGTTGTTGCTGAAGGAGGCATTGCGTGACGCATAGGCGGAGAAAGTGCTGTACGGCCCAACCGCCTCGCTGCCGGTGAGGCCCCAGCTGCCACGCAGCTTCAGGTTGCTGAATATATGAAGGTCACGGATGAAAGGCTCTTCAGACAATACCCATCCTGCGGAAAAAGAAGGAAAATAGCTGAACCTGTTGAGATCGGAAAATTTGGAAGAACCATCCCGGCGGATGGCGGCAGAGGCCAGGTACTTATCCCTGTATCCGTAATTCACACGGCCTACGAGGGAAAACAGCCCCCACCTGGAATAACCGGAGCCTGGCGTACCGGGTGTGCCTTGCGTGAGGTTATTCCATTGCAGGGATTCGTAAGATAAATTGGAGGCCCCGGCGGAAACGTAGTTGTAGGTGGACTGCTGGTATTCCACTACCGCCGTCACATCCAGGCTATGCGCCTTGTTGAATATTTTCCTGTAGTTCAGCGTATTGGTGTTCTGCAGACGGACCTCTTTGTTGGAACGGTAGCTGGCGGATGCCACATTGTTATTGATGGCTTTGCCGGTAAAGCTTTTGTTCTCATAACCAAGATAATTGGCGCCGTACTGTATGCTGAAGGAAAGCCCCGGCAGCATGTCTTCATAACGGAACCCGCCGATCATATTGGCCATCATGCGATCCGTTGCCACGATCCCTTCGGTGGTGATGGCCACGGGGTTGTTGAATGCGGAGCCAACCGGGTCCTGCAACGTGTAACCGCCGACTGCGTTCCTCACCGGCACGGTAGGCGACCAGGTGATCGCCTGTGCCAGCGGGCTGATGGTTCCATCGGCAGGGATATCCACATTCTGAGCGGCACTGTAAGAGCCGGTGATATTCAGGAAGGTGGAAATTTTTTTGGATAGTTGCGAGTTGATATTGGAACGTAGAGTGTAACGCTTGTAAGATGAGTTGTTGATCACTCCTTCCTGGTCCAGGTAGTTACCGGAGATGAAGTAACCCGTTTTGTCGTTCCCGCCGTTGAGGCTCAGCATATATTCCTGCCCGAGTGCGTTGCGGAATATCTCATCCTGCCAGTCCGTTCCGCCATTGGCGCGGAATGATGCGATCTGCTCTGCTGTAAAGGGCGCGGTAGTACCAACTGCCGCGGCATGTTCATTGGCTACCTGGGCATAGTCGCCTGCATTCAGCAGATCCATTTTTTTAATGACCTGTGAGGATGACAGGCGGGTGGTGAAATTCACCTTCAGCCCGTCTTTGCTGCCTTTCTTGGTGGTCACGATCACCACACCGTTAGCGCCACGGCTGCCATAGATCGCGGTAGCGGAAGCGTCTTTCAGTATCTGGATGGAAGCGATATCATCGGGATTGATGGCGAAGAATTCCGCGCCGATAAAGCCATCCACAACATAAAGCGGGCCGTTATCGCCGTTGATGGAATTGGAACCGCGGATGCGGATGCGCACACTGCCGCCGGGAGCGCCGGTGGAATTGGTCACCTGCACACCGGCAGCCCTGCCCTGCAATACCTGGTCGAACCGGTTCACCGGCTGCTCTTCGAACTGTTTGGAAGATATAGTGGTAATGGCATTGGTGAGGGTGGATTTGCGTTGTTCGCCATAACCTACCACGACCAGCTCATTCATCCTGGAGGCGGAGGCTTGCAGCGTTACGGTGATCTCTCTCCTCCCGGCAAGCGCGATCTCCTGCCGGTCAAAACCAATGGAAGATATTACCAGTATCGCGTTGGCATCGGCCACCGTGATGAGGAAATTTCCCTGTTCATTGGTCACTACGCCTTTGGAAGTGCCTTTCACCTGGATGGTAACACCGGGTAACGGTTCTCCTTTTTCATCTTTCACGGTGCCGCTTATTTCGGTGTCCGCCGTCCGGTGATCTGCACCGGCAAGCGTTCTCCGTTTTACCACAATGATCCTGTCCGTGATGACATAGGTCAGCGGCTGGTTCCTGAAACACAGGTCCAGCGCCTCCTGCAGCGGAATATCTTTAACGTTCAGGCTGATGGTACGGGCATGGGATAATTGTTCATCCGTGTAGAGGAAAGTATAGCCGGTCTGTTTTCCGATCTCGGCAAATACCTTGCCCAGGGAGATGTTCTGTTTAGAAAGGGTAACTGTTTGTGCACGTCCCGCTGCATGTACCTGCAGGAGGGAAATGGTCATCAAAAGCACCGTTAATTTCATGATCAGTAACGTTTTTTCTAATAATCGTGGAAAATCCTGCCCCGTGGCGGCACGCGCTGGCCCGCCTTGGGAAAAAAGCCTTAAATGCATACATTTGCATGGTTTGGGTAAATAATGAAAATTGCCGAAAACGATTGTCAATTATGGACCTGAGCATCAGCCGGGAGCGGTACGAACGCTTCCGGTTTTTTCATGTCCGGATACTTCCTGTCAGGGACTCATGATTGTTGGTTATCCGATTTTTTATGGTGATACGATAATCTGTTTTCCTTTGACCTCGAAATGCACTTCCCCCGTCATTTCCAGCATCTGCAGCACTTCGGATACATTCACATTACGAGGGATAACGCCCCTGAAGTGCGCCTGTACAGGTGAGCGGTACACGACTTCCACATCATACCATCTCGCGATCATCCGCATTGCCGATTGCAGGTCGTTGCCGCCGAAATGCAGCAGGCCGTTCTTCCATGCCACGGCTTCCGCGGTATTCACCTGTTCCTGCATATGCAGGACGCCGGTGCTTTTCAGGAGGCTAGCACCCTGTCCGGGAGACAGGCGGTAGCGGCTGTTCCCATGGCTGACGCGCACCGCCCCTTCCAGCAGGGTGGTATTCACCCGGGCTTCGTCTTCATACGCCATGATATTGAAATGTGTGCCCAGCACGGCTACATCCATATCATTCACTTTCACGAAAAAGGGCTTGTCTTGTTTAGCGACTTCAAAATAGGCCTCGCCGGTAAGCGACACCTCGCGGGCATCCCCGGAGAAATGCGCGGGATAACGCAGGCTGCTGGAGGCGTTGAGCCATACCCTGCTGCCATCGGACAACGTAACACTGAACTGTCCGCCGCGGGGTGTGGCAATAGTATTGTAGATCAACGGAGCTTTTTCATCCGGAGCGGAAGATTCATAGGCCAGTTGGCCATTGCCCTGCATCTGCAATATGGTATTGCCTTGTGACGCCAGTGTACCGCTCGCCGTACTGTCCAGCGGTATTTGCGTACCATCGGCGAGGGTCAGCATGGCTTTATTGCCACCGGGAACCACATCGTTTTTGATCTCCTGTTTTACCGTATGCGTTTGTGCAGGGCGATCGTCCCGCATCAGCCAGAAAGTGCCGGCAGCGCCGGTCAGTAACACCGCAGCGGCAACCCATCCCCAGTAACGGCGGCGCATGGGTACAACCTTAGCGGGGCGGTCTGATGCGAGAATGCGGCCGGCGATCTCATCCCAATGTGCCGGATCGGTATTACCGGGAACGGGCGGCGGAAGCAGGGATTCCACCTGCAAGGCTACTTCACCCGTTTCGTCTTCTGCCATCAGACGGGTCAGCTCTTCCAGTTCGGCATCCGTAGCGGTATGCTGTACAGCCCTGCCAACGAGGTATGCCAGGCGGTCTTGTAAGGTCAATGTATTATCCTTTAAGTGTTCAAGAACGTGGTACTTTCAAAACGCGGACTTGTATCAGTACAGGAGGTCCATATACACAGACGCGCAAGCGGGAAATCAGGACCTATAGGAAAGGAAAAAAGTTGGGCTTTCAGGAAAGGTGCTGCATAACCTGAATGGTTCAGCAGGAACGGTGGCGGGTTGGAAACGGAAATTTCCCCGCCCTCAAAAAAGCTCCTGCATAACATGCAGGGCCAGCAGGAACAACGGTAGATAATGCCCTGCCTGTTCTATCCGTTCGCGGATGCTTTTAAGGGACCGGACGAGGGAGTTTTTGACGGTATTGGGGGAAAGTCCCAACTCCAGCGCTATTTCAGGGATCTTCAGGCCTTTTTCGCGGCTGAGCAGGTAGATGCGTTTTGCCTGCGCCGGTAATTGCTGCACCGCCTCTGCAATGCTTTTGACGATGGCATGATAGATCACCTCTTCTTCCGTAGTACTGCCCGTCTCCTCCCGGAGGGAAATAGCGTCCAGGGCTTTGTGATGCACGGCCTGGCGGCGCAGCCAGCTGAAAGACTGGTGGAAGACGATACGCAGTATCCAGGAACGGGGGTTTTCGATACCCGGCAGCTTGTCCCGGCTGATCCAGAGACGAAGGAAAGTTTCCTGAATGATATCGTCAGCAACCGCCGCGGTTTTGGTGAGATGCATGATAACAGGCTGCAGCTGTGGGGCATACGACTGGAAAAGTTGCCGGAAGGCTGTTTCATCGCCCTCCGCAATCATCCGGAACAGTTCTCTATCATTATAAGCGGGATCGTGCACCTTGTCTCCTCTGAACGTAAAGTTGGTTGATTAGGAATATCCGGCTAATGTAATAAAAATATGTCTTTCAGTGCCTGCTTTGCTGCGTAGTAACCGCAGAGGCCGTGCACACCACCGCCGGGCGGGGTTGATGAGGAGCAGAGATACAGCCCTTTGGCGGACGTCCGGTAGGGAGAGGCACGGAGCGCAGGCCGGGTGAACAACTGTGTGATATCCATTACGCCGCCGTTGATATCCCCCCCGGCATAATTCGGATTATACGCTTCCATATCTTCGGTATTCATAACATGCCGGGCCAGGATGCGTTCCCGGAACCCGGGGGCAAAGCGCTCCACCTGCAATTCTATCGCTTCGGTCATATCCTTTTTGGAGCCTCTCGGCACATGACAATATGCCCATGCGGTATGTTTACCCGCGGGCGCACGCGAAGGATCGAGCTTGCTGGGCTGCGCATAGAGGACGAAAGGGCGCTCGGGGTGCCGGCCATCCCAAACCATTTGCTCCGCTACGGCAATTTCCTCAATGGTATTGCCGAGGTGCACCGTTCCCGCCAGCCTGCAGGCTGCGTTGGTAAAAGGCGCGGGATCATCCAGCGCCCAGTCTATCTTGAACACGCCCATTCCGTAACGGTAACGTTCCAGCTGCCAGCGATAGAAGGCGGTAAGCTTATACCCTGCGATCTTCAGCAACTGCCGTGGAGTGATATCAAATAATACCGCTTTGGCGGATGGTAATTGCCGGAGGTCTTTTACATAAAATCCGGTTTCGATCTTTCCTCCCAGAGAGCGGAAATGTTCTGCCATGGCATCTGCAATACATTGCGAACCGCCTTTGACCACGGGCCATCCGTACAAATGCCCCGCCAGCATCAGCACCATGGCCGTTGCCGCAGTGGCGGCGTTGGACAGCGGTTGCATGCTGTGGGCCGCCATGCCGGCCCACAGGCCCCTGGCTTCCCGGGATTTGAATTCATCGGCAACAGCGAGGGAAGAGCGCAACGCCACCCAGCCGAAGCGCGCCATTTCTATCGGATATGCGGGTAAACGAAGCGGCGCCAGCACATCTCCGGCAATGCGGGGCCAGTTTCGTTCCAGCCGCTCAAACAAACGGAAATAGGCAGTTCCGTCGCCATCCAGACCAGAGGCGGTTGCCGTGAGGGAACGATGCAGACAGGCCGCATGGCCATCGTCGAAAGGATGTACAGCCGGCAGCGATGGCTGGATGCATTCCAGTCCATATCTGCCCAGATCAAGCCGTTGAAAAAAAGGAGACATGGCCAGCATCGGGTGTACGGCCGAGCACACATCATGCAGGAACCCCGGCAGTGTAAAAGAAGCGGTGCGCATCCCTCCCCCTATCGTATCCTTCCCTTCCAGCAACAAAACAGCAAGACCGCGCTGTTGCAGGGTGATGGCAGCGGCAAGACCATTAGGCCCGGATCCTACGACGATCGCATCATAATCTGTATGCATCCGTTAACGGTTATACGGATATTCCCCTCATCCCGCCGGAGACATTTCATCAGCGGAAGTAGCAGAATATCCGGCTTTAAGCACTGAAAAAATCTCAAACAACAGCAGGATCACTGCTGTTTCCCCGATTCTGGAACAGAAAATTACGGAATAATCGCGGTTCCTCCGCCAGGATAATCACATTACCGTTAACGGCAGCTGGTATACCGCGCTGCTGGCGGGAAAGCGCCGGTCAAAATGGTGCAGGAATAAAGTATTACAATGAAACGGCTGCGGCTACACGTTTCAGCTGTTCGCCCATCTCCTCCGTTATCTGTTCCGGCCTGAATTTCACATCCTTTACCGGCGCCTGGAACAGGAAACGGTACCAAACCAGCGAACCGAGGTAACAACCTGCGGTGTTCGCATGGTTGGCATCAAACCGCAATGTGCCGTTTGCCCAGCGATACCCCACATGCAGGGAATTTTTCTGTTCCGGCAATGCGGGAGCTACGGGGTTATCAAAATTATAAGCACTGTCTTTTTTATACGCCCACACCGGATCACCATTCATCATCCAGAAAGCATCTCCAACGGGGATCACCCGCACTTCCAACTCATTGGCTATCGTGTGGTAGGCAGCCCTGGAATGATTGTACATCTCCTGTGCATGGGCCGCCCGCTCTTTGCGATTGATCTTTCCGAAACCTTTGGCATCGGTACGGTAAGCCCAGGTCTGATGCAAAACAATGGTGGCATCCGGCTGCAGGGATTTGATCAGATCATACAATTTTTTCGCATAAGGACGATAAGTATCCGGATCGCCGGAAAGCAGGGAATACTGCTGCATGGTCACCACATCCCATTTCCCCTCCGCCAGCATTTCCTTTAACGACCGGCCTTTGTAGGCTCTGCTGGCTTCTTCGGTGGTGTCTGCCAGCCGCCAGTGCCTTTCCAGGGAGCAGCCGCCAAGCTCCGCGCGCCCGATCTCCAATTCATAACCTCCCTCCTCCGCCAGCACCGGCAGGTAAGTTGCGGCATTCCCCGAGAAACTGTTCCCGATAATAAAAAGGCGAAGCTTTTTCGTTTGCCCGTGAGCGGTGGACAATAAACATACACATACGAACAGGAGTAGCGCTCTGCATCTTGATAACATCATGATCTGTTTTTCTTTTGAAACGGCTTAAATTATCATTAATGCGGCAATAATCCAAATGAAGCCAGGCGCTGGCCGGTCAAACTGCATCCTAAGGCATGACATTTGCTGCTTATTCCTTATGCCGGACTACAGAAAAAAAGACCTCCCTGTATGGGAGATACGCCGCTTCCTCGAACCCGGGCCGGTCGTACTGGTCAGCTCCGCCTGGAAAGGCCGCCGGAACATCATGGCGATGGGCTGGCATACGGTAATGGAGTTCTCCCCTTCCCGTATCGGTTGCTTTATCACCGCCGCCAATCACAGCTACGAAATGATCCGCAAAAGCCGGGAATGCGTCATTAATATTCCAACGGCCGACCTGATCAGCCAGGTGATCCGGATCGGCAACACCACGGGCAGCGAAGTGGACAAATTCGAGTTGACCGGCCTGACCCCGCAGCCAGCCGAAAAAGTGGATGCCCCATTGATAAAAGAGTGTTATGCCAATTTTGAATGCAAGGTCACAGACACCAGCCTGTTAAAGAAATACAGCTTCTTCATCCTGGAAGTAGTGAAAGCCCACGCCGCCACATCTCCGAAATACCCGCGTACGCTGCATTACCGGGGAGATGGCGTTTTCATGATATCAGGGGAAAATGTTAATCACCGCAGAAAATTCCGGAAGGAAAATCTCTGACCACTGCCAGTTAACACTGTATTAATATGCGAATGTTTTCTTTGTGGAAAGGATTCATTTAAGCTGGTCATGACTCAACAGGAAATCAACACAAAAATCCGGCAATGGCTGCAGGGCGATGATAGCGCCTTTGAATGTATCTTCCATCAATATTATCCGCGTGTCACTGCCTACTATCATAAATATATGCAGGACCATACCTTCTCCGAAGATATGACCATGGAGGTGCTGGTAAAGGTCTGGCGCAACCGCCATGTTATCCGTACAGCCAGCCTGTTCGAAAATTACCTCTTCACTATCGCCAGGAACCACCTCATCAATGCATGGCGGAAAAAGATCGATACCCTCCTTTCTCTTGATACCGCCTCGGGATATGCTGATGCCCGCGAAACCGATACCCTGCTCTACAAGGAACTGGAAACGGAGTACAAGCAAGGGCTTTCCGTACTGCCTGAACAAAGGCGCCGGATATTTCTCATGCACCGCGAAGAAAACCTGAGTTACCGCGAAATTGCGGCCCGGCTGCACATCTCTCCCAAAACCGTTGAAAACCAGATATCCGCTACCCTCAAACTGCTTCGTACCCGCCTGGCGGAGCACCTCACGTCCATTCTCCTGTAAGCCGCTGTATTACCAAATTGTTACCGCATGGGGGTTACCTGCCCGGGTGGTGTATACCCTGGTAAGAACGGTATAGAACATTATGCAGCATAAATCAGTTGACACCGCGCTGTTGCGACAATATTTTGAGGGCAAATGCAACAGGGAGCAATTAAAGACCATCAGGCAATACCTGGAAGATCCCGCCTACAGTGCTTCGCTGGAGGAATTCATGCAACAGCACTGGCAGGAGGATAGTGGAGCAAATGCGGACCCGCTGCCTTTGCAGGCCAGGTACCGGCAATTCAGGGATATTGTCAGCGAGCTGGACATCACCAACAACCAAAAGCCTGCCGCCAAAACCCGTTCGCTGCGTGCTCCATGGCGTTTTGCCGCGGCCGCGATACTCATTGGCCTGCTGATCGCCGCAGGTATAAGCCTGTGGTATGCGCCTGATCTGCACAAAACACAAAATAATACCGCGTGGGTGGACATGAAGAATGAAGCCGGTAAAAGGACCTCTTTCATGCTGCCGGACAGCTCGCTGGTTTTTCTCAATGCGGCCAGTCACTTACGGTACAATACGGAGTATGGCAAAACCAATCGTGAACTGCTGCTGGAAGGCGAAGCATATTTCGTTGTGGCGCCCGGCGGAGAACATCCCTTTGCGGTAAAAACCGGCAGCCTCACCACGATAGACATCAGCACGGAGTTCAATATCCGGCACTTCGGCAACCAGGCGGATATTGAAGTCACCGTAGCCAAAGGCAGTGTAAAGGTCATGAATGATTCGCGCGACCTCGCAGTGCTGCATCATCGCGAACAGCTGAAATTCGACTCACAGCGGCACCAATTCTCCACGGCCCTGCTGGCAAATGATCTGGAAGAAGTCGGCGGATGGCGGAATGGCATTCTTGCTTTCAGAAAAAGTTCGCTGCGCGATGTGGCCGCTGAGCTGGAAAGATATTATGGCGTACAGATCATCTTCGATCGCCCGGAAGTTTCGGCCATGCTGCTGACCACCACTTTGCACAATGCCACTTTGGAAGAAGCGATGGATATCATCTCGTTCACAACAGGACTGAAAATAACGCTTGAAAGTGCAGCCAGACTGAGGATATGGTAAAAAAAATCCGCAACGCCAAACGTTACGGACCCTTCAATCATTTTTAAACAGCCGCCGGAACGGCAAATTCAACAAGCGGCTATCTGATAACAATCAAAGATTAAAAGTATGCAAAAAAAACGAATCGGGGGGCTCATTCCGCTTAAAATGAGCCTGGCTGTCATGTTATGCTGCAGCCTGCTGTTATGCTGCAGTCCGTACATCCTGGCGCAGGACGCCGGCAAAAGGATCTCTGTTGACTACAAAAACACACCGCTTGAAGAGGTCTGTAACGAACTGGAGAAAAAAACCGGATTCTATTTTTCCTACCCTGAAAACGTACTGTCCGCCTATGGCAAAAAGATTACACTATCCATGAACAATGTAACGCTGCCGGCTGTGCTGGATCAGCTTTTCCGGAACAGTTCCCTTAATTATGTGATCAGGGATAAAATGATCTATCTCTCCGGTAAGGCAGCGGAGCAAAACGCTGCGGGTCAGCATACGCTCACCGGTACAGTAACGGATGAAGAGTCGGGCGATCCCGTGATCGGCGCCAGCATCAGGGTGGGCAACACCGGCGGCACACAGACCGATGCGAACGGGCGCTTCGCACTGCGTACACCACCGGGCAAATACAATATCGTC
This genomic stretch from Chitinophaga sp. XS-30 harbors:
- a CDS encoding RagB/SusD family nutrient uptake outer membrane protein; the encoded protein is MKKILFILLVSLAAGCSKQLTEDPRGLVVGTTGLSNMAGLESALSGAYSSLMVGFESGFVTVSQIAMCMGADDLTTHPGSNKEEFREFDRFNVSSLNSRMIPLWRGCYKTIQSTTNIINNYTAVQDGEEVKIQEIVGEACFLRALCYYWLTRYWGDIPIIPSEKYSEEYLNLQKSPPADVYKLIEEDLAKAEAWVPNTKRHPGRPNKGSVKALLADVYLTQGGWPVNDASKYALAAAKAKEVIDNKGIYAFDLYQDGFLRIFTGGTSEDVFTLFTRGNWITYNSFYGVSGMPDEEAGWSDFFPELNFYNDFPAGSRKDATFSTAFIKPGTTTPIPWQNLATKHPYYKKFRVQTGNPAVYMSNSPVLMIRYAHVLLIYAEAQARSSAAPDTEAYNAVNAVRFRAGLGDLTPGLGTDDFIKAVIDERAWEFAGEWNRWFDLVRLDMVAEANANKHADDLKPAGPITQQHYWMPIPGADALVNPNL
- a CDS encoding DUF4886 domain-containing protein; this encodes MMLSRCRALLLFVCVCLLSTAHGQTKKLRLFIIGNSFSGNAATYLPVLAEEGGYELEIGRAELGGCSLERHWRLADTTEEASRAYKGRSLKEMLAEGKWDVVTMQQYSLLSGDPDTYRPYAKKLYDLIKSLQPDATIVLHQTWAYRTDAKGFGKINRKERAAHAQEMYNHSRAAYHTIANELEVRVIPVGDAFWMMNGDPVWAYKKDSAYNFDNPVAPALPEQKNSLHVGYRWANGTLRFDANHANTAGCYLGSLVWYRFLFQAPVKDVKFRPEQITEEMGEQLKRVAAAVSL
- a CDS encoding FecR family protein encodes the protein MTLQDRLAYLVGRAVQHTATDAELEELTRLMAEDETGEVALQVESLLPPPVPGNTDPAHWDEIAGRILASDRPAKVVPMRRRYWGWVAAAVLLTGAAGTFWLMRDDRPAQTHTVKQEIKNDVVPGGNKAMLTLADGTQIPLDSTASGTLASQGNTILQMQGNGQLAYESSAPDEKAPLIYNTIATPRGGQFSVTLSDGSRVWLNASSSLRYPAHFSGDAREVSLTGEAYFEVAKQDKPFFVKVNDMDVAVLGTHFNIMAYEDEARVNTTLLEGAVRVSHGNSRYRLSPGQGASLLKSTGVLHMQEQVNTAEAVAWKNGLLHFGGNDLQSAMRMIARWYDVEVVYRSPVQAHFRGVIPRNVNVSEVLQMLEMTGEVHFEVKGKQIIVSP
- a CDS encoding NAD(P)/FAD-dependent oxidoreductase; its protein translation is MHTDYDAIVVGSGPNGLAAAITLQQRGLAVLLLEGKDTIGGGMRTASFTLPGFLHDVCSAVHPMLAMSPFFQRLDLGRYGLECIQPSLPAVHPFDDGHAACLHRSLTATASGLDGDGTAYFRLFERLERNWPRIAGDVLAPLRLPAYPIEMARFGWVALRSSLAVADEFKSREARGLWAGMAAHSMQPLSNAATAATAMVLMLAGHLYGWPVVKGGSQCIADAMAEHFRSLGGKIETGFYVKDLRQLPSAKAVLFDITPRQLLKIAGYKLTAFYRWQLERYRYGMGVFKIDWALDDPAPFTNAACRLAGTVHLGNTIEEIAVAEQMVWDGRHPERPFVLYAQPSKLDPSRAPAGKHTAWAYCHVPRGSKKDMTEAIELQVERFAPGFRERILARHVMNTEDMEAYNPNYAGGDINGGVMDITQLFTRPALRASPYRTSAKGLYLCSSSTPPGGGVHGLCGYYAAKQALKDIFLLH
- a CDS encoding TonB-dependent receptor, whose translation is MKLTVLLMTISLLQVHAAGRAQTVTLSKQNISLGKVFAEIGKQTGYTFLYTDEQLSHARTISLNVKDIPLQEALDLCFRNQPLTYVITDRIIVVKRRTLAGADHRTADTEISGTVKDEKGEPLPGVTIQVKGTSKGVVTNEQGNFLITVADANAILVISSIGFDRQEIALAGRREITVTLQASASRMNELVVVGYGEQRKSTLTNAITTISSKQFEEQPVNRFDQVLQGRAAGVQVTNSTGAPGGSVRIRIRGSNSINGDNGPLYVVDGFIGAEFFAINPDDIASIQILKDASATAIYGSRGANGVVIVTTKKGSKDGLKVNFTTRLSSSQVIKKMDLLNAGDYAQVANEHAAAVGTTAPFTAEQIASFRANGGTDWQDEIFRNALGQEYMLSLNGGNDKTGYFISGNYLDQEGVINNSSYKRYTLRSNINSQLSKKISTFLNITGSYSAAQNVDIPADGTISPLAQAITWSPTVPVRNAVGGYTLQDPVGSAFNNPVAITTEGIVATDRMMANMIGGFRYEDMLPGLSFSIQYGANYLGYENKSFTGKAINNNVASASYRSNKEVRLQNTNTLNYRKIFNKAHSLDVTAVVEYQQSTYNYVSAGASNLSYESLQWNNLTQGTPGTPGSGYSRWGLFSLVGRVNYGYRDKYLASAAIRRDGSSKFSDLNRFSYFPSFSAGWVLSEEPFIRDLHIFSNLKLRGSWGLTGSEAVGPYSTFSAYASRNASFSNNSHVTGIVLGNIGNPDLKWETTAQKNFGLEAGLLNGRINFTADYFVKDTRDLLLNETLPFYLGGNTITRNVGSVQNKGWEFSVDAVVIDKGKLNWNTWLNVSFLENSVVSIGSGKEMIFDPNNRKIGGGMSPQSEFVIMPGQSLGAIWGLTYLGTWKPSEAAAAAEYGAVPGDSRYLDKDGNNAIDADDYGVIGSGIPKTSFGWNNTLRYGAFSLNVFFQGLFGFDKLNYNNAAAMYHGGDAREATLVDIKDRYIPGVNETSDIPAFSTTNRNFTQSTRFLEKADFLRLKNISLSYDIPKSKIWNTVGVKVFLGATNLFTITGYSGIDPEASSSAGDIRQGIDYGSYPNTKAITGGVTVSF
- a CDS encoding RNA polymerase sigma factor, with the protein product MIAEGDETAFRQLFQSYAPQLQPVIMHLTKTAAVADDIIQETFLRLWISRDKLPGIENPRSWILRIVFHQSFSWLRRQAVHHKALDAISLREETGSTTEEEVIYHAIVKSIAEAVQQLPAQAKRIYLLSREKGLKIPEIALELGLSPNTVKNSLVRSLKSIRERIEQAGHYLPLFLLALHVMQELF